The following nucleotide sequence is from Silurus meridionalis isolate SWU-2019-XX chromosome 5, ASM1480568v1, whole genome shotgun sequence.
TGTCCTTCCCTTCCATTTTCACAGGCACAACTGGGGAGTACTTTGCTGGGGTGAGGACTTTAGGCTTAGCTAAGTTTATATCAGCAGTTCTAACTGTGCTGTCTTTGTTGATAGATAAATGTAGTCCTTTGGCACAGAGTCGCTCATCATCTTTAGGAGAGGATGAGTGCAACACTACCTTTTGGGTCAGTGGGTCCTTCTGTCTCAGTTGTTGCCCTGGTTCTGATCGAGctggacatgtgcagaacaGATCATCAACTGGCAGTAGGCCCTTTGAACTTGAAGGCTTATCGGTCTCACTTGAGGCAACCTCATCATCTTGGCATATCTTGGTTGGGGAAATAATTGCAGAAGATTTTTTATCCAGAGGCAAGGAAATGGGTAAGGCTTTATTGGTTGTATCTGGTGTTGTGTGGCTTGGACTTTTCTCCTTGACATTTTCAGAGATATTAGAGCTTAGCTTACCCTCCTTAGGCAATGATAACATCTCTTTCTTGACCTCAGAAGTGCCCTGTTCAAGAGTTTTTAACTTCTCTCCTGCAAGTGGAGCATGTTCTACAGAACACTGTTTAGCTTTCTCTAAATCTtgttcattctttattacctCTTCGGGCTTGCCTTGCTCCATTGAAACTCTAGATAGTGCAGTCCCTTGAGAAGAACTGACCTTCAAGGGCACAGTTTTACTGAGGATCACAGACCTAGGTGGACAACCGGCACGGATTTGACCCATAGAAAAAGCCCCTCCTCCAATCGCTTGTGCTGTGCAACCAGGAATTGTCAAAGGGAAGTCACGTCGACTAAATATGCGTTCCTTGTTAATGTGGTGGGCCAAAAGGTAAGCCTGATTTTGATGGTGCTTCATGGCAGAAACCATTTCTGACACATCTGTTAGCTCTGAGGAGTTGGTCTCATGTCCAGAGTCGAGTGAAGACTCTGGAGTAATGGCAGCCAGTACAATCAACCCTGTGGAGAGCAGAAATGGGACAAAATCAGGGTcgtgttttgacaaaaattctCGGTAAAGTTTGTGGAGCTATGCTTAATTTAACAttgtaaaacattgttttatatataaagaactTGATTGTTTTCAGGCAAAATTGAACTTTTGTAACCTTTGTACAAATTTTCATACAAATTGTAAATTAGTATTCCtgtattgtatgtatttatacatagtcatgtttaaaatgtaaaaatattttaaataaatccattAAAAACTTGTATGCAACAAGCAGTTTGTGGACATCTTGCACTTATTAAGAAGTACTTGGTATGTCCACCTGCTGTCTGTGGAGtctgttgatgatgatgagggtAATCCTCTGATGCAGCAAGTGCTTCCAGTGCTTGCAGAGTGGACACTAAAGCATCATCGAGCTCCTGAGCATGGTCTCTCACTGTCCTTGGGGCCACAGTATCAATTAATGTCACAGGTACTTTCTCTTGAGTATCTGCCAGAGGTGCTGCAGCTGCAGTAGCACCAGTGGTGGCAATAGCCTTCCGATTCTTTTTAGCGTCATCCTCATCTGAGCTATTATCTCTAAACCCTGGAGGTGGTGCTGCTATTGCAGGAGGAGGCGGTTGCAGTTTTACTCCTCCGTCCTCAatctcttcatcttcctcacTACCAGGAGGAGGAAGAGCCATTAGATCAACAGCTCCACTTTCACAGGAGGCACAGGCATTAATGCTTTGCAAAGCATGTTTTCCAGAAGTGCCTTTCTCTGTCATTACACCTCCAGCTTTAAGCTTTGCCTTGCAAGAGTCACAGAAGAATCTCCCTGTACGCTTTGAGTTCTCCATTGTTTTAGCCCTGCCTCTGAAGCCTGAGCTGTCCTGAGCTGGGCTCTCGAGTTCAGCCAGTGATTCAATACTTTTGAGAGTGGGATCGGACTTGGCACGTGAGCGGTTCTGTGACTTGGATATGAAGTTCTCGTTAATATCCAGCTGTTCCTCCGCCTGCATTTGGAGATCTTGCAGCTGCTGCTGCTCTTTCAAATGTATGTGACAGAGGCCAAGGTGTTGTGACGGTGGTGGTGCTGATATCTTCTGCGACACCTCTCTGGGtggcccctctctctcttcacgTTGACTGCTACTTGACACAGAGGCCCCAGAGCGGGAATGAGGATGGGGGCTTCTGAAATCTGAAGAACACAACCATCAGAAGAGTTGAAATGGCAAGAGATATATGGTAGATGGGCGTGAGTCCAGATGGGAAAAGCAGAGGCTGAGGGAGACCACAAATATGAAGGCTGAGGCAAAGTCTTTTGAAATGTCATGGGTTGTGGTCATCCCCACTGGCAGATTAGGGTATATGGTGATAGCATCCAATGTATGGTTAAATATTATGAATGGATGTTCTTAGGTCAGAGTAATGAAGAAAAATCCAGAATGTAGTATCAGTTTGAAACAGAAAATGGATCGAACATCCATGGACTAATTTAAAATGAAGATGGAAAGTTCAAGAACAGCAAGAAGAAATGAGTGATTCTCATGACTGATGCAACGTCCAGGACAAAATTAAAGAAACAATTCAAAGAACACCCTTATGACAACTTTCTAAGGCACATACTTATCATGTTATTGAAGCTGCTGTAAGTAGTCCCTGCAATCTTGCAGTGTTCATTTAGCTAAatacagtcatgtgaaaatTAAAGTACACCCTCTTTGAATTCAGTGGTTTTATGTATCAGAACATAATATAAATTGTAGGGTCCTTTAAGTCATATTACACAGTGTGagcatttattttcaaaaatcaAACTGGCATAGAGAAACCAGGTGTGAAATACTTAAGTACACCTTATGATTTATTAGCTGGGATAACCTGAATTAATTCTTTTATGTATTACTTTCAGTCTCTAACATCATTGTGGAGAAATCTTGGCTCACTCTTCTTTACAATGTTGCTTCATTTCATTGAGGTTTGCGGGCATTCATTAATGTACATCTTGCCTGCCACACCAATTCATTTAGTTTGAGGTCTGGACATCGACTGGGGAATTGCAACACCTtaattctgttctttttttagaCAGATATGCTGGTGTGCTTAGGATCATTTTCCTGTTGACCAAATTTCAGCCAAGCTTTAGCTGTCACAAAGATGACCTCACATTAGACTGGAGAATACTGGTAAACAGAGTTTATAGCCAACTTAATGACTGCAAGGTGCCCAGGTGTCTGAAACCAAGCCCAAATCATTAATCCTGCATCACTGTGTTTGACAGTTAGTATTAGGTGTTTTTGCTGAtatgctgtgttttgttttcaccAAACATGGTGCTGTGTATTATGGGCAGACATCTCTACTTTGGGCTTATCTGTCTATAGGTGAATCCTTGCGGTTTTTCAAATGCAACTTTGCAAACCTAATCTGCGCTGCCATGTTTAATAAGTGAGAAGAGTCTGGCAACACTTTCAAACAAACCAAACTTGTTTGTCTTAATGACAGTAAAGATGTCATGTATGGTACATCTGAGTTTGTATTTACCTAATTTATGACCTGGACCAGATTAATTGTTGTGTCTAGATCTATAGAGTGTACTTTAATTTGTACATGGCTGTATGTAGGAACATGTCTATATAAAATACATGACTTCACAGTTAAGGTTACAGACTAATGGCACCTctctacagggagtgcagaattattaggcaaatgagtattttgaccacatcatcctcgttatgcatgttgtcttactccaagctgtataggctggaaagcctactaccaattaagcatattaggtgatgtgcatctctgtaatgagaaggggtgtggtctaatgacatcaacaccctatatcaggtgtgcataattattaggcaacttcctttcctttggcaaaatgggtcaaaagaaggacttgacaggctcagaaaagtcaaaaatagtgagatatattgcagagggatgcagcagtcttaaaatagccaagcttctgaagcgtgatcatcgaacaatcaagcgtttcattcaaaatagtcgacagggtcgcaagaagcgtggaaaaaccaaggcgcaaaataactgcccgtgaactgagaaaagtcaagcgtgcagctgccaagatgccacttgccaccagtttggccatatttcagagctgcaacatcactgagtgcccaaaagcacaaggtgtgcaatactcagagacatggccaaggtaagaaaggcagaaagtcgaccaccactgaacaagacacacaagctgaaacgtcaagactgggccaagaaatatctcaagactgatttttctaaggttttatggactgatgaaatgagagtgagtcttgatgggccagatggatgggcccgtggctggattggtaaagggcagagagctccagtccgactcagacgccagcaaggtggaggtggagtactggtttgggctggtatcatcaaagatgagcttgtggggccttttcgggttgaggatggagtcaagctgaactcccagtcctactgccagtttctggaagacaccttcttcaagcagtggtacaggaagaagtctgcatccttcaagaaaacatgattttcatgcaggacaatgctccatcacacacgcccaagtactccacagcgtggctggcaagaaagggtataaaagaagaaaatctaatgatatggcctccttgttcacctgatctgaaccccattgagaacctgtggtccatcatcaaatgtgcgatttacaaggagggaaaacagtacacctctctgaacagtgtctgggaggctgtggttgctgctgcacgcaatgttgatggtgaacagatcaaaacactgacagaatccatggatggcaggcttttgagtgtccttgcaaagaaaggtggctatattggtcactgatttgtttttgtttggtttttgaatgtcagaaatgtatatttgtgaatgttgagatgttatattggtttcactggtaaaaataaataattgaaatgggtataaatttgttttttgttaagttgcctaataattatgcacagtaatagtcacctgcacacacagatatccccctaaaatagctaaaactaaaaactacttccaaaaatattcagctttgatattaatgagttttttgtgttcattgagaacatggttgttgttcaaattaaatcctcaaataaaattaatcctcaaaaatacaacttgcctaataattctgcactccctgtatctACAATAGCTGTGTAGTCATTGGTGTCCTGCGTGCCATTGTCTCAACCTTATAACACATGCTTTTCCCACATGGCATTAAGGAAGCAGCATCCATGCGACTGTAACCGAGGCAATTAAAATAGTTTAACATATAAGTTTCCTTGTGTGATGTTCTGGGTATCCATGATCAATGGATTAGTGTAACTATTCTTTTTTGTTCTCCGTTTTTATGTCAAACCATTTGTTTGATGTGAGCCTTTTCAGGTGATTTTATGTGTATAATTTCTAGTAACATACAGTAGGTGTGAATCAAATAACTTTCACTTTTGCTTCTTAGTAATGACTTTTGACGTATTGTtctctggtggtctagtggttaggatgcggcgctctcaccactgcggcccgggtttgatccccggtcagggaatcaaccccagccattagggttgcacaagccttggtgccggtcccaagcccggataatggggagggttgcgttaggaagggcatctagcgtaaaaacatttgccaaatcaaacatgcagatgatccgctgtggcgacccctaatgggagaagccgaaagaaagtttgttcTCGTTGCATTTTTTGAATTTTCAGCATTTTCCAAAAATTTCCTTTTGCATCTACATGCTGTGCACCTTGCAGGTGATTTGGCTTTAATCAAAATGCAAACATGAAACTGGAAAAAGTCAGCTTTACTGAAACATCTGTAGATCTGGTGTGTGTTCTTAGATCTGTATAAactttttatacaactttactAAAAGGTTTATAAATGAGGcgtattttcctttttctcgGCTCATCTATTTTAGTGATGATTATCAGGACAGTTTAGAATAGATTAGATAGAATAGATAATCCTTAAAAATTGCTTACAGCAGCTTTAATACTCTTACATTGAATTAAAATACAATAGGCTATAGAAAGGCTGAAAGGatttacttttacacacacatatatacagcggggaaaataagtatttgacacatcagcatttttatcagtaaggggatttctaagtgggctattgacaaaaaatttccaccagatgtagccatcaagccaaatattaaattcatacaaagaaatcagaacatttaactATACAACttaagtcataataaataaagtgaaatgacacagggaataagtattaaACACACTTATGTGTCACttatatttaatactttgtagaaaagcctttgttggtgattacagcttctagaTGCCTCTTGTATGGAAGACCAGtcgtctgcattgctcaggagtgattctggcccattcttccacacaaatggtctttaaatcttgaaggttccttgggcctctttgatgaactttgatcttcagttctctccatagattttctatggaatttaggtcaggtgattgactgggccattcaagcaacttgattttcttggtttccttggccttgtgtttgggatcattgtcttgctgaaatgtccaccctcttttcaATTTCAActttctggtagatggcagcagatttttatccagaatgtcccggtacatttctccattcatcctgccttcaataatatgaagtctgccaTTACCCCTTGCTGAtaagcagccccaaaccatgatgcatccacccccaaacttaactgttggtatggtgttcttggggtggtgggcagtgccatttcttctctaaacatggtgtgtagaatgactgccaaaaagttcaattttgctttcatctgaccatactatAGTCTCTCAATAATCCACAGGattctccaaatgctcttacgcaaactttaaccgagcctcaacatgctttttgttcagcaatggagtcttgcgtggtgagcatgcatggatgccatggcggttcagtgcattgcttatagttttctttgaaacaacagtacctgctgatgcaaggtcttcctgaagttctgcccaagtggttcttggctcttggcGAACTCTCCTGAATATTCTTTGGACTCCTCGGACATGGATCTTACGTGGAGCACCTGGTCTAtaaccattcccatcaaaatgcttttcaacgataagattacgaagatcttgagagagttctttgcttttacccatcatgaagtcttccctgtgtgcctcctgggtaatgagaagcctttataggccatcaattaggaccaaagcagctgatatcaattagtactgatagggggcagggtttctctctcaatactgacagatttcaggtgatcttctggctttctatgccattttacaccttgttatcttcatgtgttcaatacttattccctgtgtcatttcactttatttattatgactcaacttgtatacttatgttctaatttctttgtatgaattcaatatttggcttgatggatacatctggtggaaattttgggtcaatagcccacttagaaatccccttactgataaaaaatgctgatgtgtcaaatacttattttttcccgctgtatgtatgtatgtatgtatgtgtatatatatatatatatatatatatatatatatatatatatatatatatatatatatatataatatacaaattatattatatatattatatataattttttttttttactttaatggtTCAAAAGATTTttgggaaataaaaagaaatgcacttTGCTGAAGGTAAATACCTTGtgtttatttcaataaataaaaacaaacaaacaaacaaacaaacaaaacaaggaTGTGACTACTACCATACCTGCCTTGATCATATGAGACTGACCAGGTGTCCTGTAGTAGATGGTCCTTTTGGGATCCACAAAGAGCTTGTAATACCCAGAAATCAAACAGGCAAAGTTTGATGCATCTGGCCACTCCATCAGCAAGACGAGGGGCTAAACATTTAAACAACGAATAACTCATATGTCTGAATATTCTAAATCCTGTAACAGAAAAACCAAGTCATTTGAATTTAGTGCCATACCTTAGCGTCAATAATAGCCACTTCTACACGGGCTACTCCCTGGTGTTCCCGGAACAACTGCACCTTTGCTACACGGCTGAATTCAGCCAAGACTGTTGTGAGGTTATTTTTCAAATCAATGACATGACTGATGCCATGTCTGGGCCCTACCAAGAGTGTAGTGGCGGTATGTTTTTCATccttaaaaacagaaaaataaagatttgcAAACgttagagaagaagaagaaacaattATTATTCATCCCAGTCCCTTCTTACCAGTCCAACTGTATGAAACAATAAGCCTCCAAATGGTGGAAGGTCATTTAGCACACGTATGTATTGTAACTTTCCTTGAAGAGGAGGCACCTGCgaaataaacaagcaaataaataaataataacactataaaaatacaataacctGACCAGCAGGGGGCAATGTGTTTCTATTTCAGCCTGACCAAAGACGGAGGATGGATGCGCATTCCTTTGGAATGACATACAATATAATAAGTGATATAAAGATTGCGTCCATgaaaatttaaaagtaaatagaaCTTTGGTCGGAAGAACTTAATCTGAACAGGCAAATAGTACAAAAGGAAGAATGTTTTCAAGGCTGGTTTTCTGAACAAGTGTTTGAACATCACTAAGGATGAAAGTAAAAGCAAGTCTTTGAATCAAATCTTAAAGCCTTGTACTCAAAACAAGAGTTCTGCCTGCTTGCAATTGTTAAGTGGTGCACTTAAGtgaagaagtgttttttttataccaatGTACAGATTCACTGTTATgcacttttacacttttaattGCAGAATCTATGAGGTTCATACACCTTGTTAACTTTTTCTATTCAAATCCAATGGAGGAATTTGATTCACGTACATAGACAGGCACTTAAATATTTAtgagtaatttttttgttgtattgttgtctttttttttttttttaataaacatcatTTATCTAATCTCTGAAGGACATTTTGGTTTAAGCAATACTAACATCGCATTATATCTACATTTTCACAAGTACTTAATATGCCTTAACATTCCCATGCTACTATCTTTTCACATCGGTTCTGTACCTTGTTGCCAGCAGGTGGAGGGTGCTGATAAGTCTTTAGAAGTTGGGAAAGGGTCTTGCAGACATTCTTCTCCTTGACAGTTGGCAACAAGGTAAGAGGAAGGAAAGGTTCCAGACCCCATTCTTTCCTGGAAAAAAAGGTAAGGCAGTTGAGCTTTTATGTCTTTTCATGAACATGTATTTTTAGAAACACTGTTTTCTTCAAAGGTAGCGTGATGGCACAGTAGGCAGCATTGCTGATTCATAGCTTCGGGGTTCACAGTTttatcctgagctcaggttactgtcacTGTGGATCTTTGCGTATTCTTCCTGCGCCCATGGATTCTATGGTCCCAAAAAAACATACCAGCAGGTGGAAGCCTCAAGAATGTAATGCATGTTTAACTTAGAAATTGGAGTGGACTTTCAGAGCATTACCCtaaatacatacactatatggacaaaggtttgtggacaccagaccttcagatttgtatgtgctttctgaacattccattccacatttagtttttaGAACTGTTCTGTGAAGATGGTCCACttcattttggagtgtgcttgaggagatttgtgctgatgtaaggtgaggatggtgcagtcagcatttccattcatcacaaaggtgtttaataggattgaggtcGTAGCTCCACAGCAGGCCTCTCAAAACTCCggctgtaaaagtcaggtgttccaatacctttgtccatatgtTATAGTATGGTCCATTTATACTACATCCAcatgtctaaataaaaaatatatacagtaaaggcACAAAatatgtaatgtttaaaaaggGAACACCACAACAGCAACAAAGAAATATTTCTCACAGTGTTTTCGTGGCATTGGTCCAGCTCTCGGATTCTGGACTtagtgaagatgaatgaatgatagTGCTCTTTATTGCCTTGTGGTATTCTTGATCTGGGAACTCTGTTACTGTTCAATTTATAAAGCCCATGATTTAATACTCAAGGTAGTATCTGTCATTTATGAGGAATAGGTTCATATTGCTAGAGCTTGATTTAGGACTTACTCGACATGCTTAAGGGAGATCTTCTGATTGGGTCTCGCCACTGACACTGTGATGTAAATGTGGAGGGCTGCCAGCTTAAGTGTTATGTCTGACTTCCAGTCCATTCCGAATCGTTCCTTGATGACATCGTTGCGACTCTGTTCAATATCACACGTAAGACGTTTCAAACGAGCAAAGGATCAAAGTAGATTTATTTCATGGTAAGAAGTAAAGGACTTTAACCTGTATGTACAAGTACTCAAATGCAGCAGGATCCCTCCTCAGTAAGTCTGCAGGGTCTTTGGGGAAGAAGCAGATCCGAAATAGGCAGCGCATCCCCTGGAAATAGGTTCTGTGTACCACCTgaagtaatataataaatttCGGTGTTCAGAACATGTAAAATCTATAACTTCCTATACTGACAATGTGTAGTAcaaagcttttaataaatagcGAAACTTTTCATGAATGCATGATGCAAGTAAAGAGTATTGTAGATTATAGAAGTGACAAAAGTGTGGTGTTTCCAGAGCAAAGACAGACTCACATGAGAGAGAGGTTGGCTTTCCTGTAGCAGGTGCAGTCTCTGTTTGTGATCGAGTCCTCCAGACTCCAGAACCAGAGCAAAATGCTCGATGTAGCGTAGGGAGAGGCGGTCCTGCAGTGAGGATATGACATCCTGTCGGAAGAAGTAAgttgttttgatttttaaacatatttgttcCTTGAAAATACATGTAAGCCCCGATttagataaatataaagaaatccGTTCATTTGGTTCGACCCAAATGACATAAACATATTACTCTTATCAAATGTCACCGTTTTGTGGAAAATGGGGTTTTTCTGCATTTAGCAAGTAGATTGGATATGCTAAATTGCCCATAtacatgattgtgtgtgtgcatttgtgtgtatgtctgtacaAGGTGCCCTGCAGTGGTCTGACGTCTCATCCTGTGTGCATTCCTGCTGCATAGCCAGGTTTCTCTGGATCAGTTTCAGAGACACCACAACATAAATTGGATACTGAAGATGATTAAACGAAAGTGGaataataatgtgaaaatgttaTCTTGCCCAGGCTTACACCGATTGTGTAAAGACCAAATTTAACAACAataattgtaaaagaaaatagtCTGCCTTAAGACATATAAAACTGATTTCCTCACACAGTGCATGTCAGACTCCTATCAAACTGTTGGATAGCTAAGTGCCATAGACAAATGGATATCTGCctaatcaattcagtttatgGCAATGATGTTCCAGTGCCACAGTCAGAATGGAATCTTTTAATGCAGTTTCAGGTAAGACATTAAAATGCTATCACTTTAAGTGCAAATGAGATGCACGcacatgttttatatatatataagggctgtcaaaatacattttgttcatttcattaacacatgattaatgcagtgtgcatttctgtttgaccatttttataaaaaatgtaaaatatatatataaaaaaaaaatttaaacaggcAAAATTGAACCCCCCAATCCCTCATGCTTATTCACGATGTCCTTTTTTTACTTAGaggtctcaaatcaagcaccaaaatccaccatgatgcacacatccagcaattaaaaccgtccatgTGAAAAAATTTGGGTTCCGTTTCGTtttctgatgatttacgtaaaaTTTAAACACTAATTtcttttacaagaatattttgtcttcatgctctatttgagtatggtttcactactaataaacaaattaaaaaaaattataacatttgtccatgcccatgttgcccgtgagttaactcatgacatcAACATATTCACCATGTAAAGGTTTGTTCTATGGAGGCAGAGATGTACCTTGTCAACATGTTTGACATTTACTCCAACAATGCAACAATGGAATCGATTGAACTGAGATGAGCATTCATCATGAGCCTTCATATATAGGAACAGATGTGCAGGGGTTCTTGGTGTCTCATGGCTGTGCTTGGGAAAAGGTCTTGGAATATAAATGAAGGAATCTTGTGTTGTATGCAAACACTGTATCCTTAGTGCTTCTGAGTGCTTCCTGCTGAGGCTTAAGCAGATTTGCATTGCTCTTACAGGGCATCATAGATCCATATTGATGTGAAGCGAATAATTACATGTGCGCTCAGTTGggcttttgtgcacagggtctcAATCACGTCCAATGGCACAGTTACGGATACATACAGGTTTGCTAAAGCAGCACTCTGCCCCTCAAATTATGCTAATCTGTTTTGGTAATATTGACTGACTGCTAAATCAATGAAAATGCTATTGGGTTCTCTCACTGAAATAGGATTTTGCCTCACTGAGGATCACATCTGAACATTTCACTCTGTCTTTTCCTACACTCAAATGGCTGTTGCTTGTTAGCTATTGCATTTTACAATGcaattaattgaaaaataattatgttGGTAGTAATATATTATCGTCACCCACTTATCATCCTCTTTGATCCCTGGATTGACTGTAGACGTGCGTTGGAGCCGTTTGCTTTATCTGATTATTCTTCTTCCTTGCTGCTGAATCCATTCAAAACAATGATCCATAAGCCATTCTATGAAAATAAAAGGCCTCTCCAAGGTTGAATTAGTGAATTAGTGAAATAAGtaaattcacattttgtttCAAGCAAGTCCAGAACAATTACAAGCAGAtgcaaggttttttttcctccttactaCTAGATGAAGGGCTACATCAAATTCCCCCCTTTTTTaatg
It contains:
- the frmpd3 gene encoding FERM and PDZ domain-containing protein 3 isoform X3, with product MGGACSSPGRRSSLIRPRGPKSTMLKDDSLLLIPNVLKVFLENGQIKSFTFDNRTTVRDVISSLQDRLSLRYIEHFALVLESGGLDHKQRLHLLQESQPLSHVVHRTYFQGMRCLFRICFFPKDPADLLRRDPAAFEYLYIQSRNDVIKERFGMDWKSDITLKLAALHIYITVSVARPNQKISLKHVEKEWGLEPFLPLTLLPTVKEKNVCKTLSQLLKTYQHPPPAGNKVPPLQGKLQYIRVLNDLPPFGGLLFHTVGLDEKHTATTLLVGPRHGISHVIDLKNNLTTVLAEFSRVAKVQLFREHQGVARVEVAIIDAKPLVLLMEWPDASNFACLISGYYKLFVDPKRTIYYRTPGQSHMIKADFRSPHPHSRSGASVSSSSQREEREGPPREVSQKISAPPPSQHLGLCHIHLKEQQQLQDLQMQAEEQLDINENFISKSQNRSRAKSDPTLKSIESLAELESPAQDSSGFRGRAKTMENSKRTGRFFCDSCKAKLKAGGVMTEKGTSGKHALQSINACASCESGAVDLMALPPPGSEEDEEIEDGGVKLQPPPPAIAAPPPGFRDNSSDEDDAKKNRKAIATTGATAAAAPLADTQEKVPVTLIDTVAPRTVRDHAQELDDALVSTLQALEALAASEDYPHHHQQTPQTAGLIVLAAITPESSLDSGHETNSSELTDVSEMVSAMKHHQNQAYLLAHHINKERIFSRRDFPLTIPGCTAQAIGGGAFSMGQIRAGCPPRSVILSKTVPLKVSSSQGTALSRVSMEQGKPEEVIKNEQDLEKAKQCSVEHAPLAGEKLKTLEQGTSEVKKEMLSLPKEGKLSSNISENVKEKSPSHTTPDTTNKALPISLPLDKKSSAIISPTKICQDDEVASSETDKPSSSKGLLPVDDLFCTCPARSEPGQQLRQKDPLTQKVVLHSSSPKDDERLCAKGLHLSINKDSTVRTADINLAKPKVLTPAKYSPVVPVKMEGKDTCEITTDNSKSTVIAEPQKNTKSVPVLVNTKHILSCGEKGATIPGAEYKKQANSKGKSQRSAPFLSIRNLISATFPARLRRETDERRAQLQKVRQYELEFLEELLKPKTSQGEFLSQGSSPIPSGTPCSCQLRTSPVQKVPGISREQRRSCDCKRMCRAMRLPDTPIGSAVEHRGRERTISKTSPAKPKSPHIQGTATQAQTLEIKTTRIRSTSLESRELSETHISCLPTCTSHSECTGAPQYKKIQRRYSIGEIDNDSTPLYAEVKTTKTKSLEKEMERVRATGLQLPTPIEPIYTQGGDSKKKGVFFIQGEELVRQSRDGTNEVLLGLSEENEDREKCCSFCFCYRKCEAADESSDKDELSYSIPLQVLPGMQLDSRAMPVVSKTLQVLDAEDCSGEEEEEEEEPQTQEIDLRTCGNLETSMARVQTLQGKTFCLPDGFLNAQLDANELLSILRQCANSPQIDGEPRMPTAKLVEYKQELAVRFKEFRASCRRVASVEKSPSRMLSAVTASFEVLCSLTQTFIRLVRGVRSETQRLQLLRKVEEVAVNYTLLLRAAEEAMGHSCSLPTKSASLPTTTNMGSLTRSIKTLPSK